GAGCTTGGCCAGATTCACCGGGTCCCCGAAACCCAGGGCCACGGCGTTGGGGCCGGTGATGCGGTCGCTGATCGGGGCCAGCACCGTGTCCGCGGTGGCCGCCCGCCGGAGCAGGGTGTTTTTGGCCACCTTGAGCTCGCCCTCCGCCTCCCGCACCTGGCGCCGGAGACGCGTGAGATCCTCCACCTTGAGGCCGGAAAAATCGGCCAACACCGTCATGCGGGCCCGGGCGGCCTTTTCATGCAGCTCCTCGACCAGCTTGGCCTTCTTTTCGATCTGGGGTTTCAGCACGTTTGGGCCTCCTTTAGGACAACAGCCGCACCAGGTTCTTCACATCCGCGGTGTCCACCGGCACCCCGGGCCCCATGGTGGTGGACAGGTGGATGCTCTTCAGATAGGTGCCCTTGCTGGTGGCGGGCTTGAGGCGGATGAGGGTGTCCATGAAAGCCGCCAGGTTCTGCAAGAGCTTATCGGGCCCGAAGGAGACCTTGCCCATGGGGGCGTGCACCACCCCGGCCCGGTCCACCCGGAACTCCACCTTGCCGCCCTTGAGCTCCTTGACGGCCTTGGCCACGTCAAAGGTGACGGTGCCCACCTTGGCGTTGGGCATCAGCCCCCGGGGGCCCAGGATCTTGCCGATCTTGCCCACTGCGCCCATAAGGTCGGGGGTGGCCACCGCCTTGTCGAACTCCATCCAGCCGCCCTGGATCTTGGCGATGAGGTCCTCGGCGCCCACGTAGTCGGCGCCGGCGTCCTTGGCTTCCTGCTCTTTCTCGCCCTTGGCGAAGACCAGGACCCTGACGGTTTTGCCCAGCCCGTGGGGGAGCACCACTGCGCCCCGCACCATCTGGTCGGCGTGCCGGGGATTGACCCCCAGGACCACCGCGGCCTCCAGGGTTTCGTCGAATTTGGCGCTGGCGGTCTGAAGCGCCAGGTTGACAGCCTCCGGGAAGGTGTAGCGCCGGCCGGGTTCAATCTTGGCCGCCACCTCCCGATAGCGTTTGCCATGTTTGGGCATGATGCGCTCCTCACCCTTCCACGATGTCGATGCCCATGCTCCGGGCGGTGCCCGCAATGGTGCGCATGGCCATGTCCAGGTCCGTGGTGTTCAGATCCGGCAGCTTCTGCTTGGCGATCTCCTGAAGCTGCGTGCGGGTGATGCTCCCCACCTTGGCCCGGTTGGGCTCCTTGGAGCCCGAGGCCACCTGGGCCGCCTGCTTCAGGAGCACGCTGGCCGGGGGTGTCTTGGTGACAAAGGTGAAGGAGCGGTCGCTGTACACCGTGATGAGCACCGGGATGATGGTGCCTTCCTGTCCGGCGGTGCGGGCGT
This DNA window, taken from Desulfobaccales bacterium, encodes the following:
- the rplJ gene encoding 50S ribosomal protein L10, with amino-acid sequence MLKPQIEKKAKLVEELHEKAARARMTVLADFSGLKVEDLTRLRRQVREAEGELKVAKNTLLRRAATADTVLAPISDRITGPNAVALGFGDPVNLAKLLVKFAQDKPQFFKIKVGVLEGQVLSAAEVEALSKLPGREVLLAQLLGTLQSVPQGLVNVLAGVIRNLMNVLTALKEKKEGGEAGGESVEG
- the rplA gene encoding 50S ribosomal protein L1; translation: MPKHGKRYREVAAKIEPGRRYTFPEAVNLALQTASAKFDETLEAAVVLGVNPRHADQMVRGAVVLPHGLGKTVRVLVFAKGEKEQEAKDAGADYVGAEDLIAKIQGGWMEFDKAVATPDLMGAVGKIGKILGPRGLMPNAKVGTVTFDVAKAVKELKGGKVEFRVDRAGVVHAPMGKVSFGPDKLLQNLAAFMDTLIRLKPATSKGTYLKSIHLSTTMGPGVPVDTADVKNLVRLLS
- the rplK gene encoding 50S ribosomal protein L11, whose amino-acid sequence is MAKKVVAQIKLQLPAGQASPSPPVGPALGQHGVNIMEFVKSYNARTAGQEGTIIPVLITVYSDRSFTFVTKTPPASVLLKQAAQVASGSKEPNRAKVGSITRTQLQEIAKQKLPDLNTTDLDMAMRTIAGTARSMGIDIVEG